The DNA sequence AGATACCGTCTGTTCACGAAGCCTCCTTCAACGAGATCACGATGATCAGCGTTTTCCAGAGGATCTTCAAGTCGAGCCAGAGAGATCGCTTTCTCACGTACTCGATGTCCGAGTCGATCCACTCGTGGAACTGCGTGGAGCGGCGGTTCGTCGCCTGCCAGAGGCACGTGATCCCCGGCACGACCTTGAGGCGCTCGCGATCGGATTCCCGGTAGCGGGAGACCTCCTCCGGGAGATGCGGGCGAGGTCCGACCAAGCTCATGTCCCCCTTCAACACGTTGATCATCTGGGGGAGCTCGTCCAGGCTCGTCCTTCGAAGGAAGTACCCCACCGCGGTCACGCGCGGATCCCTCCGGATCTTGAAGAGCGGCTCCTCCGCTTCGTTCAGATCGCGGAGCGCCGCCTTGTGGCGCTCCGCATCTCGAATCATCGACCGGAACTTGAAAAACCTGAAGGGTTTTCCGCTCTTTCCGATGCGGGTTTGGCGGAAGAAGACAGGGCCGGGGGAATCGATCTTGACGAGGAGGGCGATGATGAGGAAGAGGGGCGAGAAGAGGAGAAGGGAGACCGACGCCGCGAAAAAGTCCGAGCCTCGCTTCACCGCGGGGTAGACGCGCCCCGCCCCTGTCTCGCGAGCCATCGGAGAACCCCCCTCGCCGAAGGCGTCCGCGAGCGTGCGCCCGCCCTCGGCGATCTCGCCGGTCTCCCGGAGAGCCTCGCTCTCGGCGCAAACGATCGCGTCTTGACGAATCGAGCCAGCCGTTTCTGCCAAAGAGCCTCTCGTCCCGCCCCGGATCTTAGGGCTCGAGGAGCAATTCGACTGCTCCTCCGCGCTCCGGCCTCGTGCATCCTCGCCTGATGTCCGAACTCGGCGTCCGCAGTCTGCGGAGAGGTTGCCGCTTCGGTCCGCGCTCTTTAGCAAAGGTCCTGTAGGCTGCCTCCTTGGTGAGAGGGAACGGAAAGCGACGGTCCGCAGGCTCGCCGCGGGTCGTGGGAGCCGCCTAACCGGGTGCGGCGAACCGCGATGCCCGGCACCATCGCCAAAACAAGAATACCAAAGCCGGCCTTCGGAGTCAACAACGAGAAAGGGGCGGAAGCCGAGAGGAAATCCCCGGGTGCGGCGCCCGGAGCGCCTTTGAATCCCCTGGACAGCACGCGCTCCGGCCGCGTATGATCACCGTCCGGAGGAGTGCGCACGATGAGCGTTCCGAGCGTTCGGTTGTCGACCGTCAAGAGCCACGCGGTGATTCGGGGGGGGCAGCCGGACGAGAAGGGGCTGATCCGGGGGGTCGTGGTGCGGCCCCTCAACGTCCTTCCCGACGACCGGGGCCATTTCGCGGAGATCCTGCGAGCGAGCGAACCGATCGCCGCGGGCTTCGAAGTCCGTCAAGCCTCGCTCACGCGGACGCGCGCGGGGGTGATCAAGGCGTTCCATTACCACGAGCGGCAGGATGACATCTTCTGCCCCATCGCCGGCACCGCCAGGATCGTGCTCGTCGACTTCCGGGAGGGATCGGAGACGCGCGGCTTCGCGAACTCGATCTTCGCGGGCGCGCTCTATCCGAAGGCGGTTCGCATCCCAGCAGGGGTCGCGCACGGGTACGAGGTCCTTCCGGGGGACGATCTCCTTCTCGTCTATTTTACGAACCGAGAATACGATGCGGACGACGAGCATCGAGCCCCTCACGACGACCCGAGGATCGGTTTCTCCGAGTGGGGGATCCGAAACCGGTAGTCTCCCCCGCGCCGTTCGCGGACGGAGCGACCTTCTCCCGATCGCCCGGAGGGCGCGGAGGTTTCCTCGTATGAAAGGGATTGTCCTCGCGGGCGGCCTCGGGACGAGGCTCTATCCCCTCACGAAGATTACGAACAAGCATCTCCTTCCCGTCTACGACAAGCCCATGATCTACTTCCCGATTCGGACGCTGGTCCGCGCGGGGATCACCGACATTCTCATCGTAACCGGTGGAAACCACTCGGGCGACTTCCTCACGCTTCTTGGAAACGGCAAGGAGTTTGGTCTTCAACATTTGAACTATACGTATCAGGAGGGGGAAGGCGGGATCGCGGAGGCGCTCGGTCTCGCTGAGTACTTCGCCGCCGGGGAGAAGATCTGCGTGATCCTCGGCGACAACATCATCGAGAAATCGATCGCTCGGGCGGTGGAAGCCTTCCGGAGGCAGCCGAAAGGGGCGCGGATCCTCCTCAAGGAGGTGCCGGACCCGGAGCGGTTCGGCGTCCCGGTGATTGAGGAGGAACGGATCGTCCGGATCGTCGAGAAGCCGAAGGATCCACCGTCGCGCTACGCGGTGACGGGGATCTACATGTACGACGATAAGGTTTTCGACATCATCCGCGGGCTCAAGCCGTCGGGGCGCGGAGAGCTCGAGATCACCGACGTGAACAACGCGTACATCGAGACGGGGGATCTCGCGTGGGATGTGCTGGAGGGATGGTGGACCGACGCGGGGACCTTCCCCTCCCTCTTTCGCGCGAGCGAGCTCGTGCGCCGGACGGGGGCGGACAAGAACGAATGAGAAAGGGCGGCGCGTGAGAATCCTCGTCACCGGCGGGCTCGGCTTCATCGGGTCGAACTTCGTTCACTTCATGCTCAGGGAACATCCCGAGGTTGCGATCGTCAACCTCGACAAGATGACCGACGTGGCGAACCCGGCGAACGTAGAGGGTCTCGAAGGGGACCCGCGCTACCGGTTCGTGCGAGGGGATGTGGCCGACCCGGCCGCGGTCGCCGCCGTCCTCGATGGAATCGACGCGGTCGTCCACTTCGCCGCGGAGTCGCACGTCGATCGGAGCATCAAGGACCCCGGCTCCTTCTTCCGCACGAACGTGGAGGGGACGCTCGTTCTCGTCGAACAGGCGACCCGCCGCAAAGTCCGCCGATTTCTTCACATATCGACGGATGAGGTTTATGGTTCGCTCGGCGCCTCGGGGAGCTTCCAGGAGGGTTCCCCTCTCCGCCCGAACAGCCCGTACGCGGCGAGCAAGGCGGCGGCGGATCTTCTTCTCAGGGCGTGGGCGAAGACTTACGGCGCGCCGGTCGTGATCACCCGCTCGTCGAACAACTACGGGCCGTATCAGTTCCCGGAGAAGCTGATCCCCCTCATGATCCTCCGCGCGCTCGAGGACGGGACTCTCCCCGTCTACGGCGACGGGTCCAACGTGCGCGATTGGATCCACGTCGAGGACCACTGCCGCGCGCTCGACCTGGTCCTTCGCGAGGGTCGCCTCGGCGAGGTGTACAACATCGGCTCCAGGAGCGAGATGCCGAACATCGAGATCGTGCGGACGATCCTTCGTCTTCTCGAGAAGCCGGAGTCGTTGATCCGATTCATCGAGGATCGGCCCGGGCACGACTTCCGCTACGCGATCGACCCGGGAAAGATCGAGAGCGAGCTCGGATGGAGGCCGGAGCGAACGGTCGGCGAAGGCCTCGCCGAGACGGTCGCGTGGTACCTCTCCCATCGCGAGTGGTGGGACGAGATCCGGAATCGCCCCTCCTGGCGCCGCTACTTCTCCGCGATGTACGACCGCCGCCTCGCCGACGGCAAACCGCTGCAGTAGAGGGTCAGGATTCGGGGACGTAGTTCCGTTCGTTCCGCTCGCAGCGGAAGGAACGGAACGACGCCCCCCGAGAGGAAGAGCGGCATCAGCGCCCAAGCCGCCCGCGGATCCCCGCGGCGAGGAGCGGGATCAGGATCTCGTGGTGGCCGGTCAGGTGGATCCCCTCGCCGGAGGGACGGCGGAGGACGTTTTCGGTCGGGCGGTAGGCGCGGTTCATGTCGAGGTCGACCGCGAGGAACTTCGCCGGCGGCTTCCCCGCGCTCTGAACCATCGCGACCGCTTTCAGGAAGACCTCGGGGAGAATCACGGCCGATCCCGCGTGAAGCACGACGCTCCGGTCGGTGAGCGTCTCGACTGACGCGACGAAGGCGAGGAAGTCGAGCATCGTCGCCTCTCCGATCGCGGCGCCGTCCGCGCTCTCGTGCATGTGCACGATGTCGGTGCCGACCGCGACATGCACCGAGATCGGAACGCACGCTTCGTAGGCCGCCGCGAAGATCGAGCGCTCGCGATGCGGCGCCTTCTCGCGGACGAGCGCGCGGCCGACCGCCTCGCCGAGGCCGATCCCCTCCTTCGCCCCCTCGCGCGCGGCTCGGTTCATCCCCTCCGCCGTCTCCCTCGCCATGCCGAAGATCCCCTTCGGCAGGTTCTCGGGGACGTTCTCCGAGGTCGATCCGAACCGCGCGATCTCGTAGTCGTGGATCGCCGCGGCGCCGTTCGTGGCGAGAGCGGTCACGATTCCCTCGCGGATGAGCGGGATGAGAACCGGCGCGAGGCCGCACTTCACGACGTGCGCGCCGAAGAGGAAGAGCACGGGGTCCTTCGCGCGCGCCGCGGAGACGATCCGATCGATCACGCGGTTCAGATCGCGCGCGGCGAGGAGGTCGGGGAGGCTTCGGAGCAGATCGCCGACCGCCGCATCCTTCTCGATCGGCGAAGCGAACTGCTCGATCCGAACCTTGTGGCCGATGCCGGCGACCGGGACCGAGCGAATCCGTTTACGGTCGAAGCGATCGCGCCGCGGGGGCATGAACGACTCCATCCGGCCGGGTGTCTCGGCGCGCGCACCGCCGGCGCCGAGAGGACTCCGTTCCTATTGATACTCGGTCAGGACCGCCTCGAACGCGCCGAACACGACCTTGCTCTCGAGCTTCACCGGCATGCGCCGCTCGTCCGCCGTGATCCAGATGCGGAGCCGGCCGGTTTGGCGGAAGACCCCCACGCTCTTCAGGTTCGGCTCGATGACGAAGCAGCGGAAGGTTCCCGCCGGAACCTTGACCGTCTCGACCGCCCCGACATCCACGTGGATCGACCAGTTCTTTTTACTTGAGTGATAAACGAGCGGGACCTGCTCCCCGATCCGAAGCCGCTGCCGGCGAAGAGAATAGAACGAAGCGAGAATGTCGCGCGCCCCCGGAAGGAGGGGAATCTCCTTGCCGTCAGCATAAACGGCGAGATCCCTCTCCCGATCGTACACGACGATCTCCGTGTCGCGAAACTTCCCCTCTTGGAGCCGCTTCTCGAAGCGGAGGCTCTCCAGCGTGTTCGCGTCGACGGTAGAACGAACCTCGTCCCGCACCTTGAAGAAGTGGTCGAAGAAGGAGTTCGTCCACGCGCGCGAGGAGAGCACCCACTCGTCCTCTCTCTCTCCTCGGCTCACCCGGAGCTCGGCGGTCCCGGCCCGGATGAACCCGTACTCGATCGCGAAGGTGAGCGTCTCGCCGAGACCAAACGGCTTCTCCGACGCAGCGGCGCCCGCCGCGAAGAACGAAAGCGCGAGCGCCGCCGAGACGATCCGAAGAAGCGCGTTCCCCCGAGATGCACGCACGTTGGAGTTCCCCTTCATTTGCCGATCTTCTCGATCGGGCGCGCCGATCGACCGGAGGCTGCGCCGGCCGCGCGCCTCGTGTCTTCCCCCGCGCGCAGCTCCCGAGACGAGTCGGATCATGGTACCCCGGGCCGCCGCTCCGAGTCACGGAGGATGTGCAGAGCGGCGCGCGCGACCTCCTCGGGAGAAACGCGCGTCATGCAGACATGGCTTCGATCGGGGAGCGGACAGATCTCGGTGCCGTGAAGCGAACAGGGACGGCACGGGAGATCGACCGACACCACCTGGTCCCTCTCACCCGCCGGACCGAACCCGAGTTCCGGCGTCGTCGGCCCGAAGATCGCGACGACCGGCGTGCCGACCCCGTTCGCGAGGTGGAGGAGCCCCGAGTCGTTCGTGACGAGGAGCGCCGCGCGTCGAAGACTCGCCGCGATCTCGGCGAGCGATGCTCCGGCGAGAACGCGCGCGCCCGTTCCCGACTCGCGCGCGATCGCCTCGAGCATTCCTCGCTCCGCCTCGGAACCGAGAAGAAGAACCGGTCGGCCGGCGCTGGAGGCGATCACTCGCATCGCCGAGGCGAACGAAGACGCGGGCCACCTCTTGGTCGCCCGCCCGGCGCCGGGCGCGAAGGCGATCGCCCCCTCTCCTCCCCTCGCGCCGCCCGTGTCGATCGTTCGGAGCCTCGGCGGCTCCTCGCGCACGGCGAGCCCGATCCTCTCGAGCGCGGCGAGATAGCGGCGCCAGACCGGCGGGAACGCGCGCCCCTTCCCCCTCTTCCAGCGGACGAGCATTCGGCGCGAGAGAGCAAGCCTCGGGTAGAGCGCGACCTTCGCGGGAAAGAGAAGAACAGCGAGCGCCCGGCTCCGAACCCCGCCGTGAAGATCCACCACGAGGCCGTATCGTTCACCTCTCGGTCTTCGATAGCGAAAGAGTCCGGCGATCCCGCCGCCGAGCGCCGTCACGCGATCGACCCCGGGGAGGAGATCGGCCGCCTCCCGGTACGATTCCTTGACGGCGAAATCGATCCGCGCGCCGGGGAACGCCCGCCGGAGCTCCCGCGTGGCCGCCGCGGCGAGGAGCACGTCCCCCAGCCGGCCCCAACGGATCACGAGGATCCTCTCGGGCGGCCTCACACGCCCGCCCCTCCCGCGCGCGGAAGGAACTGCATCTCGAAGAGCCGCTTGTAGAGCCCGGGGCGGCCGAGAAGCTCCTCGTGCGTCCCCTGCTGCACGACGCGCCCGCGCTCGAGCACGACGATCCGATCGGCGCGCCGGATCGTGGAGAGGCGGTGCGCGATGACGAGGGTCGTTCGGTTCCGCACGAGGTTCTCGACCGCGCTCTGGACGAGCGTCTCCGACTCGCTGTCGAGGCTCGAGGTCGCCTCGTCGAGGATCAGGATCGGAGGATCCTTCAAGATCGCGCGCGCGATGGCGAGCCGCTGCCGCTCTCCTCCGGAGAGCCGGACCCCGCGGTCCCCGACCCTGGTGTCGTATCCTTGCGGCATCTTCTCGATGAACGCGTCCGCGTTCGCGGCGGCCGCCGCGGCGCGGATCGCATCGAGAGGAAGGTCGCTCCTTCCGTACGCGATGTTGTCGCGCACCGAATCGTTGAAGAGCACGACTTCCTGCGTGACGATCCCCATGAGGCCGCGAAGCGAGCCGAGGTCGATGGCGCGGATATCGGTCCCGTCGATCGTGATCCGGCCCGCGGTCGGATCGCGGAAGCGCGCGAGAAGATCGACGAGCGTCGACTTCCCCGCACCGCTCGGGCCGACGAGTGCGACCATCGTCCCGGCCGGAACGCGGATGTCGACGTTCGTGAGCGCGGGGACCCCTCCTCCCTCGTAGCGGAACGAGACGTCTTCGAAGCGGAT is a window from the Candidatus Eisenbacteria bacterium genome containing:
- a CDS encoding sugar transferase, whose product is MARETGAGRVYPAVKRGSDFFAASVSLLLFSPLFLIIALLVKIDSPGPVFFRQTRIGKSGKPFRFFKFRSMIRDAERHKAALRDLNEAEEPLFKIRRDPRVTAVGYFLRRTSLDELPQMINVLKGDMSLVGPRPHLPEEVSRYRESDRERLKVVPGITCLWQATNRRSTQFHEWIDSDIEYVRKRSLWLDLKILWKTLIIVISLKEAS
- a CDS encoding dTDP-4-dehydrorhamnose 3,5-epimerase family protein; amino-acid sequence: MSVPSVRLSTVKSHAVIRGGQPDEKGLIRGVVVRPLNVLPDDRGHFAEILRASEPIAAGFEVRQASLTRTRAGVIKAFHYHERQDDIFCPIAGTARIVLVDFREGSETRGFANSIFAGALYPKAVRIPAGVAHGYEVLPGDDLLLVYFTNREYDADDEHRAPHDDPRIGFSEWGIRNR
- a CDS encoding NTP transferase domain-containing protein, with amino-acid sequence MKGIVLAGGLGTRLYPLTKITNKHLLPVYDKPMIYFPIRTLVRAGITDILIVTGGNHSGDFLTLLGNGKEFGLQHLNYTYQEGEGGIAEALGLAEYFAAGEKICVILGDNIIEKSIARAVEAFRRQPKGARILLKEVPDPERFGVPVIEEERIVRIVEKPKDPPSRYAVTGIYMYDDKVFDIIRGLKPSGRGELEITDVNNAYIETGDLAWDVLEGWWTDAGTFPSLFRASELVRRTGADKNE
- the rfbB gene encoding dTDP-glucose 4,6-dehydratase; amino-acid sequence: MRILVTGGLGFIGSNFVHFMLREHPEVAIVNLDKMTDVANPANVEGLEGDPRYRFVRGDVADPAAVAAVLDGIDAVVHFAAESHVDRSIKDPGSFFRTNVEGTLVLVEQATRRKVRRFLHISTDEVYGSLGASGSFQEGSPLRPNSPYAASKAAADLLLRAWAKTYGAPVVITRSSNNYGPYQFPEKLIPLMILRALEDGTLPVYGDGSNVRDWIHVEDHCRALDLVLREGRLGEVYNIGSRSEMPNIEIVRTILRLLEKPESLIRFIEDRPGHDFRYAIDPGKIESELGWRPERTVGEGLAETVAWYLSHREWWDEIRNRPSWRRYFSAMYDRRLADGKPLQ
- a CDS encoding DUF3108 domain-containing protein; this translates as MRASRGNALLRIVSAALALSFFAAGAAASEKPFGLGETLTFAIEYGFIRAGTAELRVSRGEREDEWVLSSRAWTNSFFDHFFKVRDEVRSTVDANTLESLRFEKRLQEGKFRDTEIVVYDRERDLAVYADGKEIPLLPGARDILASFYSLRRQRLRIGEQVPLVYHSSKKNWSIHVDVGAVETVKVPAGTFRCFVIEPNLKSVGVFRQTGRLRIWITADERRMPVKLESKVVFGAFEAVLTEYQ
- a CDS encoding glycosyltransferase family 9 protein — encoded protein: MIRWGRLGDVLLAAAATRELRRAFPGARIDFAVKESYREAADLLPGVDRVTALGGGIAGLFRYRRPRGERYGLVVDLHGGVRSRALAVLLFPAKVALYPRLALSRRMLVRWKRGKGRAFPPVWRRYLAALERIGLAVREEPPRLRTIDTGGARGGEGAIAFAPGAGRATKRWPASSFASAMRVIASSAGRPVLLLGSEAERGMLEAIARESGTGARVLAGASLAEIAASLRRAALLVTNDSGLLHLANGVGTPVVAIFGPTTPELGFGPAGERDQVVSVDLPCRPCSLHGTEICPLPDRSHVCMTRVSPEEVARAALHILRDSERRPGVP